Proteins encoded together in one Aeromonas encheleia window:
- the tauD gene encoding taurine dioxygenase, with amino-acid sequence MHDKLTITPLGPHIGAEIAGLTLAEPLTQEHFEQLHRALLKYQVLFLRDQPISPRQQRALANRFGDLHIHPVYPHAEEAEEIIVLDTHDDNPPDNDNWHTDVTFIETPPALAILAAKQLPPSGGDTLWASGIAALAALSPPLQKLLAGLEAEHDFTKSFPAHRHNGSEEERQRWQAAVANNPPLRHPVLRTHPVSGRQALFVNEGFTSRLPDLPARESEALLGFLFDHIRRPEFQVRWRWQENDIAIWDNRVTQHYANADYLPARRVMHRATILGDKPYWRP; translated from the coding sequence ATGCACGACAAGCTGACGATTACCCCGCTCGGGCCCCACATCGGCGCCGAGATCGCCGGCCTCACCCTGGCCGAGCCCCTGACGCAGGAGCACTTCGAGCAGCTCCATCGTGCCCTGTTGAAGTATCAGGTGTTGTTCCTGCGGGATCAGCCCATCAGCCCAAGGCAACAGCGGGCGCTGGCGAACCGCTTCGGGGATCTGCACATCCACCCCGTCTATCCCCACGCGGAGGAGGCCGAGGAGATCATCGTGCTCGATACCCACGACGACAATCCGCCGGACAACGACAACTGGCACACCGATGTGACCTTCATCGAGACCCCGCCGGCGCTGGCCATCCTGGCCGCCAAGCAGCTGCCCCCCAGCGGCGGGGACACCCTCTGGGCCAGCGGGATCGCGGCGCTGGCGGCGCTCTCCCCGCCTTTGCAAAAACTGCTGGCGGGGCTGGAGGCCGAGCACGACTTCACCAAGTCATTCCCGGCCCACCGCCACAACGGCAGCGAAGAGGAACGCCAGCGCTGGCAGGCCGCCGTGGCCAACAACCCGCCCCTGCGCCACCCGGTGCTGCGCACCCACCCGGTGAGCGGGCGGCAGGCGCTGTTTGTCAACGAGGGCTTCACCAGCCGGCTGCCGGATCTGCCAGCCCGGGAGAGCGAGGCGCTGCTGGGCTTCCTGTTTGACCATATCCGTCGGCCCGAATTTCAGGTGCGCTGGCGCTGGCAGGAGAACGACATCGCCATCTGGGACAACAGGGTGACCCAGCACTATGCCAACGCCGACTACCTGCCGGCGCGTCGGGTGATGCACAGGGCCACCATCCTCGGGGACAAGCCCTACTGGCGGCCTTGA
- a CDS encoding DUF1428 domain-containing protein has protein sequence MSYIDGFVLAVPTASKQALIDHARQIDPIFLEYGATRVLEGWGDDVPHGKLTDFYRAVAAKEDESVVFSWVEWPDKATRDEAMAKIMKDARMDPSNPANLAMPFDGARMIFGGFSPVLDLRG, from the coding sequence ATGTCATATATAGATGGATTCGTGCTCGCCGTGCCCACGGCCAGCAAGCAGGCCCTGATCGATCACGCTCGGCAAATTGATCCCATCTTCCTCGAATACGGCGCCACCCGGGTGCTGGAGGGCTGGGGGGACGACGTGCCTCACGGCAAGCTGACCGACTTTTACCGCGCCGTGGCGGCGAAGGAAGATGAGAGCGTGGTCTTCTCTTGGGTGGAGTGGCCGGACAAGGCCACCCGGGATGAGGCCATGGCGAAGATAATGAAAGACGCCAGGATGGACCCGAGCAATCCTGCCAATCTGGCGATGCCGTTCGATGGTGCCCGCATGATCTTCGGGGGTTTCAGCCCAGTGCTGGATCTGCGCGGCTGA
- a CDS encoding MFS transporter: MNDFTMTRGERRATWALGSVFSLRMLGMFMVLPVLTTYGMSLAGASEALIGLAIGIYGMTQALFQIPFGLLSDRIGRKPLIVGGLLMFALGAVIAALSDSILGVIVGRALQGSGAISAAVMALLSDLTREQNRTKAMAFIGVSFGITFAIAMVTGPLITHALGLSGLFWLIALLALGGIGITLWWVPTPTSHLRNRESALVKGGIRTVLTNPRLLKLNLGILCVHTLLMSSFVALPPLLEQAGLPRDSQWQAYLVTMLVAFVSVVPFIIYAEKRRQMKRVFQACVLVMLIAEVVLWQAGLQLWGLLAGLQLFFIGFNVMEALLPSLISKESPPGYKGTAMGVYSTSQFIGVAIGGSLGGLFYSLGGAPLVFGSCAVLALLWLGISLTMQEPPYVSSLRIVLPEGVAATPALEQKIRACEGVSDVLLVEAERSLYVKVDTKHLTRSDLERLVAI; the protein is encoded by the coding sequence ATGAATGATTTCACCATGACGAGGGGCGAGCGCCGCGCGACCTGGGCGCTCGGCTCCGTCTTCTCCCTGCGCATGCTCGGCATGTTTATGGTGCTGCCGGTGCTGACCACCTATGGCATGTCTCTGGCGGGCGCCTCCGAAGCCCTGATCGGCCTTGCCATCGGCATCTATGGCATGACCCAGGCGCTGTTCCAGATCCCGTTCGGCCTGCTCTCCGATCGCATCGGCAGAAAGCCGCTCATCGTCGGCGGCCTGCTGATGTTCGCCCTTGGGGCCGTCATCGCCGCCCTCAGCGACTCCATCTTGGGGGTCATCGTCGGCCGTGCCCTGCAGGGCAGCGGCGCCATCTCGGCGGCCGTCATGGCGCTGCTCTCGGATCTCACCCGCGAGCAGAACCGCACCAAGGCGATGGCCTTCATCGGGGTGAGCTTTGGCATCACCTTCGCTATCGCCATGGTGACGGGCCCCCTCATCACCCACGCGCTGGGGCTGTCCGGCCTGTTCTGGCTGATCGCCCTCTTGGCGCTGGGGGGCATCGGCATCACCCTGTGGTGGGTGCCGACCCCGACCAGCCACCTGCGCAACCGCGAGTCGGCGCTGGTGAAGGGGGGGATCCGCACAGTGCTCACCAACCCGCGCCTGCTCAAACTCAACCTCGGCATCCTCTGCGTGCACACCCTGCTGATGTCGAGCTTCGTGGCGCTGCCGCCGCTGCTGGAGCAGGCCGGTCTGCCCCGTGACAGCCAGTGGCAGGCCTATCTGGTCACCATGCTGGTCGCCTTTGTCAGCGTGGTGCCCTTCATCATCTATGCCGAAAAACGCCGCCAGATGAAGCGGGTATTCCAGGCTTGCGTGCTGGTGATGCTCATCGCCGAAGTGGTGCTGTGGCAAGCCGGGTTGCAGCTGTGGGGCCTGCTCGCCGGGCTGCAGCTCTTCTTCATCGGCTTCAACGTGATGGAGGCGCTGCTGCCGTCGCTCATCAGCAAGGAGTCGCCACCGGGTTACAAGGGCACTGCCATGGGGGTCTACTCCACCAGCCAGTTCATCGGGGTCGCCATCGGTGGCAGCCTGGGCGGCCTGTTCTACAGCCTCGGCGGTGCGCCCCTGGTGTTCGGCAGCTGCGCCGTGCTGGCCCTGCTCTGGCTGGGGATAAGCCTGACCATGCAGGAGCCCCCCTATGTGAGCAGCCTGCGCATAGTGCTGCCGGAGGGGGTCGCCGCGACCCCCGCGCTGGAGCAGAAGATCCGCGCCTGTGAGGGGGTGAGCGACGTGCTGCTGGTCGAAGCCGAACGCTCGCTCTACGTGAAGGTGGATACCAAACACCTCACGCGCAGCGATCTGGAGCGACTGGTGGCGATCTGA
- a CDS encoding YdcF family protein has translation MKQTLLSLTLASLLALPAFLPSIAWAAPVRSLQKEQNYDQYISKRQVVDQLLADAWQIFKSPARVSTAGFTAKMPSNMERVTELLLQAYQLEPYRTDLLISAANAQIYNGNVERAINLFEQALTTAPDDLDLNSYLATWQRFKGDQAKSDTYLKRVSELNGGRAADLQRLFDTVDRVNATPLKEQGERSPKPGNRAIVTLGYALNPDGSMHDILLGRLETTRSLAQANPAALIILTGGVPQNRQTEGKLMADWLVKKGIDRSRIIEENYATSTVENALYSGYALARHQIQYATLVSSASHVRRGQTLLEIACWQSGPAGIQIDSVSYPDQPLSTLAKVSDGELLGIYRDALRTYGLWSYRSAPLIER, from the coding sequence ATGAAGCAGACCCTACTCTCCCTGACCCTGGCCAGCCTGTTGGCACTGCCGGCGTTTCTCCCCTCTATTGCCTGGGCTGCCCCGGTACGCTCCCTGCAAAAAGAGCAGAATTACGATCAATACATCAGCAAGCGCCAGGTGGTGGATCAGCTGCTGGCGGATGCCTGGCAGATCTTCAAGTCACCGGCCAGGGTCTCGACCGCCGGGTTCACCGCCAAGATGCCGAGCAACATGGAGCGGGTCACCGAGCTCTTGCTGCAGGCCTATCAGCTCGAGCCCTATCGCACCGATCTGCTCATCTCGGCGGCCAACGCCCAGATCTACAACGGCAACGTGGAGCGGGCCATCAACCTGTTCGAGCAGGCCCTCACCACGGCGCCGGACGACTTGGACCTCAACAGCTACCTCGCCACCTGGCAGCGCTTCAAGGGCGATCAGGCCAAATCTGATACCTATCTCAAGCGAGTGAGCGAGCTCAATGGCGGGCGCGCCGCCGATCTGCAGCGCCTGTTCGATACCGTTGACCGGGTCAACGCCACCCCGCTCAAGGAGCAGGGGGAGCGCTCACCCAAGCCGGGCAACAGGGCCATCGTCACTTTGGGCTATGCCCTCAATCCGGATGGCAGCATGCACGACATCCTGCTGGGCCGGCTGGAGACCACCCGCTCCCTGGCCCAGGCCAACCCGGCCGCGCTCATCATACTGACCGGCGGCGTGCCCCAGAACCGCCAGACCGAGGGCAAGCTGATGGCGGACTGGCTGGTGAAGAAGGGCATAGACCGCTCGCGCATCATCGAGGAGAACTACGCCACCAGCACGGTGGAGAACGCCCTCTACAGCGGCTATGCCCTCGCCCGCCACCAGATCCAGTACGCGACCCTGGTGAGCTCCGCCAGCCATGTGCGCCGGGGCCAGACCCTGCTGGAGATCGCCTGCTGGCAGAGCGGTCCGGCCGGGATCCAGATAGACAGCGTCAGCTACCCGGACCAGCCGCTGTCGACCCTGGCCAAGGTGAGCGACGGCGAGCTGCTCGGCATCTACCGGGATGCCCTGCGCACCTACGGCCTGTGGAGCTACCGCTCGGCCCCGCTGATCGAACGCTAG
- the cyoE gene encoding heme o synthase translates to MMMKQYLQVTKPGIIFGNLISVIGGFLLASKGSLDVPLFILTMAGVSLVVASGCVFNNYIDRDIDCIMERTKNRALVKGLIAPGVSLWYASALGVAGIALLYFAANPLAALLAVLGFLVYVGVYSLYMKRHSVYGTLVGSLSGAAPPVIGYCAVSNEFDSGALILLAIFSLWQMPHSYAIAIFRFKDYQAANIPVLPVVKGISVAKHHITLYILAFMVPTLMLFLGGYAGYKYLIVATAVSVWWLGMALSGYKQAVDDSLWARKLFMFSIVTITCLSVMMSVDFQPDATPVLVSMLP, encoded by the coding sequence GTGATGATGAAGCAATACCTGCAAGTGACCAAACCGGGCATCATCTTCGGTAACCTCATCTCGGTTATCGGCGGATTCCTGCTGGCCTCCAAGGGGAGCCTGGACGTTCCCCTGTTCATCCTGACCATGGCGGGGGTGTCACTGGTGGTCGCCTCCGGTTGTGTGTTCAACAACTACATCGACCGGGACATCGACTGCATCATGGAGCGGACCAAGAACCGCGCCCTGGTGAAGGGGCTGATCGCCCCTGGCGTGTCGCTCTGGTATGCGAGCGCACTCGGCGTTGCGGGCATTGCACTGCTCTACTTTGCGGCCAATCCGTTGGCCGCCTTGCTGGCAGTGCTCGGCTTCCTGGTCTATGTGGGCGTCTACAGCCTCTACATGAAGCGCCATTCGGTCTATGGCACCCTGGTCGGCAGCCTCTCCGGCGCCGCGCCACCCGTCATCGGCTACTGCGCGGTGAGCAACGAGTTCGACTCGGGCGCCCTGATCCTGCTGGCGATCTTCAGCCTGTGGCAGATGCCGCACTCCTATGCGATTGCCATCTTCCGCTTCAAGGATTACCAGGCCGCCAACATCCCGGTGTTGCCGGTGGTGAAGGGGATCTCGGTGGCCAAACACCATATCACCCTCTACATACTGGCGTTTATGGTGCCGACCCTGATGCTGTTCCTCGGCGGTTATGCCGGTTACAAGTATCTGATCGTGGCCACGGCGGTGAGTGTCTGGTGGCTGGGGATGGCGCTGTCGGGTTACAAGCAGGCGGTCGATGACTCCCTGTGGGCCCGCAAGTTGTTCATGTTCTCCATCGTCACCATTACCTGTCTGAGCGTGATGATGTCGGTGGACTTCCAGCCGGACGCGACGCCGGTATTGGTGAGCATGCTGCCGTGA
- the tauC gene encoding taurine ABC transporter permease TauC — protein MSIALVRSTAAGRVLRWPLPRRLSLSLATLLALLALWWLVARLGWVDPLFLPPPGRVLAQLVTLAGPQGFMDATLWQHLGASLQRILIALLAAAVFGISAGLAMGLSPTVRGMLDPLIELYRPVPPLAYLPLMVIWFGIGETSKVLLIYLAIFAPVAMATLAGVQSAQQVRLRAARSLGASRLQVLWHVILPGALPEILTGLRIGLGVGWSTLVAAELIAATRGVGFMVQSAGEFLATDVVLAGILVIALVAFVLELGLRALQRRLTPWHGEGQ, from the coding sequence ATGAGCATCGCCCTCGTCCGATCCACCGCCGCCGGTCGTGTCCTGCGCTGGCCGCTGCCACGGCGGCTGAGCCTGAGTCTCGCCACCCTGCTCGCCCTGCTGGCCCTGTGGTGGCTGGTGGCCCGGCTCGGCTGGGTCGATCCGCTGTTCCTGCCGCCCCCCGGCCGGGTGCTGGCCCAGCTCGTAACCCTGGCCGGCCCACAGGGCTTCATGGACGCCACCCTGTGGCAACACCTGGGCGCCAGCCTGCAGCGCATCCTCATCGCCCTGCTGGCGGCGGCGGTGTTCGGCATCTCGGCCGGCCTCGCCATGGGGCTGAGCCCCACGGTGCGCGGCATGCTGGATCCACTGATCGAGCTCTATCGGCCGGTGCCGCCGCTGGCCTACCTGCCGCTCATGGTGATCTGGTTTGGCATCGGAGAAACATCCAAGGTGCTGCTCATCTATCTGGCCATCTTCGCCCCTGTGGCCATGGCGACCCTGGCCGGGGTGCAGAGCGCGCAACAGGTGCGGCTGCGGGCGGCCCGCTCGCTCGGCGCCTCCAGGCTGCAGGTGCTGTGGCATGTAATCCTGCCGGGCGCCCTGCCCGAGATCCTGACCGGGCTGCGCATCGGCCTCGGCGTGGGCTGGTCGACCCTGGTGGCGGCGGAGCTGATCGCCGCCACCCGAGGGGTGGGCTTCATGGTGCAGTCTGCCGGCGAGTTTCTGGCCACCGATGTGGTGCTGGCAGGCATTCTGGTGATCGCCCTGGTCGCCTTCGTATTGGAACTGGGTTTACGCGCACTGCAGCGCAGGCTGACGCCCTGGCATGGTGAAGGACAATGA
- the tauB gene encoding taurine ABC transporter ATP-binding subunit — translation MLQLAYVSAEYAGKKVLDNISLSLAEGELMVVLGPSGCGKTTLLNLIAGFEPCQNGQISLQGKPVRGPGAERGVVFQSEGLLPWRNVQDNVALGLQLAGVPRAERSEQALTLLRKVGLEGAAERPIWQLSGGQRQRVGIARALATRPQLLLLDEPFGALDAFTREQMQTLLLRLWHEGRRQVLLITHDIEEAVFLASELVLLSPSPGRVVERLSLDFGRRFAAGEPCRSIKSDPAFIERREYVLSRVFNEREAFA, via the coding sequence ATGCTGCAGCTCGCCTATGTCTCTGCCGAATACGCCGGCAAGAAGGTGCTCGACAACATCAGCCTGAGCCTGGCCGAGGGCGAACTGATGGTGGTGCTAGGCCCGTCCGGGTGCGGCAAGACCACCCTGCTCAACCTCATCGCCGGATTCGAGCCCTGCCAGAACGGCCAGATAAGCCTGCAGGGCAAGCCGGTGAGGGGCCCGGGCGCCGAGCGCGGCGTGGTGTTCCAGAGCGAGGGGCTGCTGCCCTGGCGCAACGTGCAAGACAACGTCGCCCTCGGCCTGCAGCTGGCCGGGGTGCCCCGCGCCGAGCGAAGTGAGCAGGCACTGACCCTGCTGCGCAAGGTCGGTCTGGAGGGGGCGGCCGAGCGCCCCATCTGGCAGCTCTCCGGCGGTCAGCGCCAGCGGGTCGGCATTGCCCGCGCCCTGGCCACCCGGCCACAGCTGTTGCTGCTGGACGAGCCGTTCGGCGCGCTCGACGCCTTCACCCGCGAGCAGATGCAGACCCTGCTGCTGCGGCTGTGGCATGAGGGGCGTCGTCAGGTGCTGCTGATCACCCACGACATCGAGGAGGCGGTGTTCCTGGCCAGCGAGCTGGTGCTGCTCTCCCCCTCCCCGGGCCGGGTGGTGGAGCGACTGAGCCTGGATTTTGGTCGCCGCTTCGCCGCCGGCGAACCCTGCCGCAGCATCAAGTCCGATCCGGCCTTCATCGAGCGGCGCGAATATGTGCTAAGCCGGGTCTTCAACGAGCGTGAGGCCTTCGCATGA
- the tauA gene encoding taurine ABC transporter substrate-binding protein: MTGKGTSLWLAALALVVQSAQAVEVTVAYQTSAEPAKVAQADNSFAKESGAKVDWRKFDSGASVVRALASGDVQIGNIGSSPLAVAASQNVPIEVFLLASKLGDSEALVVKKGLSTPQDLVGKRIAVPYSSTTHYSLLAALKHWGVDPTKLEIVNLQPPAIIAAWQRGDIDGAYVWAPALNKLTKEGSVLTDSAQVGSWGAPTLDVWVVRKDFAKAHPEVVQAFVKSNLAAQQAYLDNPADWLAQPANLDKLASLSGVSVAEVPDLVRGNTYLGAREQSAQLGSLVNQTIVDTARFLETQGKVPSAAPDYSQFVTDRFVKPLAQ, from the coding sequence ATGACAGGAAAAGGAACTTCCCTCTGGCTGGCGGCGCTGGCGCTGGTCGTGCAATCCGCCCAGGCGGTCGAGGTCACGGTGGCCTACCAGACCTCGGCCGAACCCGCCAAGGTGGCCCAGGCCGACAACAGCTTCGCCAAAGAGAGCGGCGCCAAGGTGGACTGGCGCAAGTTTGACAGCGGCGCCAGCGTGGTCAGGGCGCTCGCCTCCGGCGACGTACAGATCGGCAACATAGGCTCCAGCCCGCTGGCGGTGGCGGCCAGCCAGAACGTGCCCATCGAGGTGTTCCTGCTCGCCTCCAAGCTCGGTGACTCCGAGGCACTGGTGGTGAAGAAGGGGCTCTCGACGCCTCAGGATCTGGTCGGCAAGCGCATCGCCGTGCCCTACAGCTCCACCACCCACTACAGTCTGCTGGCAGCGCTCAAGCACTGGGGAGTCGATCCCACCAAGCTGGAGATTGTGAACCTGCAACCACCGGCCATCATCGCCGCCTGGCAGCGCGGCGACATCGACGGTGCCTATGTCTGGGCCCCGGCCCTCAACAAGCTGACCAAAGAAGGATCCGTGCTGACCGATTCGGCCCAGGTCGGCAGCTGGGGCGCCCCGACCCTGGATGTGTGGGTGGTGCGCAAGGACTTTGCCAAGGCCCATCCCGAGGTGGTGCAGGCCTTCGTCAAGAGCAACCTGGCGGCGCAGCAGGCCTACCTCGACAACCCGGCCGACTGGCTGGCCCAACCGGCCAATCTGGACAAGCTGGCGAGTTTGAGCGGCGTCTCCGTGGCCGAGGTGCCCGATCTGGTGCGCGGCAACACCTACCTCGGCGCCCGTGAGCAGAGCGCCCAGCTCGGCAGCCTGGTGAACCAGACCATCGTCGATACCGCCCGCTTCCTAGAGACCCAGGGCAAGGTGCCGAGCGCCGCCCCCGACTACAGCCAGTTCGTGACCGATCGCTTCGTCAAGCCCCTGGCCCAATGA